A DNA window from Paraclostridium bifermentans contains the following coding sequences:
- the carB gene encoding carbamoyl-phosphate synthase large subunit: protein MPKIDNIKKTLVLGSGPIIIGQAAEFDYSGTQACQALKEEGIEVVLINSNPATIMTDAEVADKIYIEPLTIEFIEKIIEKERPDSILAGMGGQTGLNLAVELHDAGILDKYNVRVLGTSIDSIKKGEDRDLFREVMKEINQPVVISDIVTNLEDGLAFAEKIGYPVVVRPAYTLAGTGGGIADNEEELTEILSQGLQLSPVSQVLIEKSIKGWKEIEYEVMRDSNGNCITVCNMENIDPVGVHTGDSIVVAPSQTLSDKEYQMLRKASIDIINAIEVQGGCNVQIALNPHSLEYAIIEINPRVSRSSALASKATGYPIAKVAAKIALGYTLDEIQNAVTKKTYACFEPTLDYVVVKIPKWPFDKFKQANRKLGTKMMATGEIMSIGSNFEAAILKGIRSLEIGKYSLVHKASEDRSIEELKARVVVPDDERLFDLAEMIRRGYKLEMIEQITGVDKWFINKFKWIVEQEEKLRGMHIEDLNKEYLLELKKKGFSDKGIADLMKISPAKVYELRSLYNINPSYKMVDTCGGEFDALSPYYYSTYEQYDEVVVSDKKKVIVLGSGPIRIGQGIEFDYCSVHCVKSLRAQGIETIIVNNNPETVSTDFDTSDKLYFEPLTEEEVLNIIEKENPDGVILQFGGQTAIKLAKFLDEKEIKILGTSCKDIDAAEDREKFDELLEKLDINRPKGKAIWSVNEGIEEAKKLGYPVLVRPSYVLGGQGMEITYDENKLAQYLKDAFLRDTKNPVLIDKYLTGREIEVDAICDGEDILIPGIMEHLERAGVHSGDSITMYPSQNISDEIKAKILDYTKKIALELNVLGMVNIQFIEFHGELYIIEVNPRASRTVPYISKVSKVPIVDLATKCMLGYKLKDLGYGTGVYKEPKLISVKVPVFSMSKLAKVDVSLGPEMKSTGEVLGVGETLEEALYKGFLGAGKKMSNKRGVVLATINNYDKDEFIEIAKDMNDLGYTFVATEGTAESLRENGIEATIVNRVEEARPNILDVIRNKQVDIVINTPTKGNDSTRDGFKIRRTATEFSTEVMTSLDTLKALVEVKKKEINRDGLAVYNIAD from the coding sequence ATGCCTAAAATAGATAATATAAAAAAGACATTAGTACTAGGTTCAGGACCGATAATAATAGGACAAGCAGCTGAGTTTGACTATTCAGGAACACAAGCTTGCCAAGCGTTAAAAGAAGAGGGAATAGAAGTTGTTTTAATAAATAGTAACCCAGCTACAATAATGACTGATGCAGAAGTAGCGGATAAGATATATATAGAACCATTAACAATAGAATTTATAGAAAAAATAATAGAAAAAGAAAGACCAGATAGTATATTAGCAGGAATGGGAGGTCAAACAGGACTTAACTTAGCTGTTGAACTTCATGATGCAGGAATACTTGATAAATATAATGTAAGAGTTTTAGGAACTTCTATAGATTCTATAAAAAAAGGTGAAGACAGAGATTTATTTAGAGAAGTAATGAAAGAAATAAACCAACCAGTAGTTATTAGTGATATAGTAACTAACTTAGAAGATGGATTAGCATTTGCAGAGAAAATAGGATATCCAGTAGTAGTTAGACCTGCATACACTCTAGCAGGAACTGGAGGAGGTATAGCTGATAACGAGGAAGAGCTAACAGAAATACTTTCTCAAGGATTACAGTTAAGCCCAGTAAGCCAAGTACTAATTGAAAAAAGTATAAAAGGTTGGAAAGAAATAGAGTATGAAGTAATGAGAGACTCTAATGGTAACTGTATAACAGTATGTAATATGGAAAATATAGATCCAGTTGGAGTTCATACAGGAGACAGTATAGTAGTAGCCCCGAGTCAAACTTTAAGTGATAAAGAATATCAAATGCTTAGAAAAGCATCAATAGATATAATAAATGCTATAGAAGTTCAAGGTGGATGTAATGTTCAAATAGCTTTAAATCCTCATAGTTTAGAGTATGCAATAATAGAAATAAACCCAAGAGTAAGTAGATCTTCTGCACTTGCATCAAAGGCTACAGGATATCCAATAGCTAAGGTTGCAGCTAAAATTGCATTAGGATATACATTAGATGAAATACAAAATGCTGTTACTAAAAAGACTTATGCATGTTTTGAACCTACATTAGATTATGTAGTTGTAAAAATACCTAAATGGCCATTTGATAAATTCAAGCAAGCTAATAGAAAGCTAGGAACAAAGATGATGGCTACAGGAGAAATAATGAGTATAGGAAGTAACTTTGAAGCAGCTATACTTAAAGGAATAAGATCTCTTGAAATAGGAAAATATTCATTAGTTCATAAGGCATCTGAAGATAGAAGCATAGAAGAACTAAAAGCAAGAGTAGTAGTTCCTGATGATGAAAGACTATTTGACTTAGCTGAAATGATAAGAAGAGGCTATAAGCTAGAGATGATAGAACAAATCACTGGAGTTGACAAGTGGTTTATAAATAAATTTAAGTGGATAGTAGAGCAAGAAGAAAAGTTAAGAGGAATGCATATTGAAGATTTAAATAAAGAATATTTACTAGAGTTAAAGAAAAAAGGATTCTCAGATAAAGGGATAGCTGATTTAATGAAAATAAGTCCAGCTAAAGTTTATGAATTAAGAAGCTTATATAATATAAATCCATCATATAAAATGGTTGATACTTGCGGAGGAGAATTCGATGCTTTATCTCCATATTACTACTCAACTTATGAACAATACGATGAGGTAGTAGTAAGTGATAAGAAAAAAGTAATAGTTTTAGGATCTGGACCAATAAGAATAGGTCAAGGTATAGAATTTGATTATTGCTCAGTTCACTGTGTAAAATCTCTAAGAGCACAAGGAATAGAAACTATAATAGTAAACAACAATCCAGAAACAGTAAGTACAGACTTCGATACTTCTGATAAATTATACTTTGAACCACTAACAGAAGAAGAAGTTTTAAATATAATAGAAAAAGAAAATCCAGATGGAGTGATACTTCAATTTGGAGGACAGACAGCTATAAAATTAGCTAAATTCCTAGATGAAAAGGAAATAAAGATATTAGGAACTAGTTGCAAGGATATAGATGCAGCTGAAGATAGAGAGAAGTTTGATGAGTTATTAGAAAAACTAGATATAAATAGACCGAAAGGTAAAGCTATATGGTCAGTAAACGAAGGTATCGAAGAAGCTAAAAAGTTAGGATATCCAGTACTTGTTAGACCTTCATATGTTCTAGGTGGTCAAGGAATGGAAATAACTTATGATGAAAATAAGTTAGCTCAATATTTAAAAGATGCATTTTTAAGAGATACTAAAAATCCTGTACTTATAGATAAATACTTAACTGGTAGAGAAATAGAAGTAGACGCTATATGTGATGGAGAAGATATATTAATACCAGGGATAATGGAACATTTAGAAAGAGCTGGGGTTCACTCTGGAGATAGTATAACAATGTATCCTAGTCAAAATATAAGTGATGAAATAAAAGCAAAAATATTAGATTACACTAAAAAAATTGCATTAGAGTTAAACGTATTAGGAATGGTTAATATACAGTTTATAGAGTTCCATGGAGAACTATATATAATAGAGGTTAACCCAAGAGCAAGTAGAACAGTTCCATATATAAGTAAGGTTAGTAAGGTGCCTATAGTAGATTTAGCTACGAAATGCATGCTAGGATATAAGTTAAAAGATTTAGGATATGGAACAGGAGTTTATAAAGAACCTAAGTTAATATCTGTAAAAGTTCCAGTATTCTCAATGTCAAAGCTTGCTAAGGTAGATGTAAGCTTAGGGCCTGAAATGAAATCTACAGGAGAAGTTTTAGGAGTAGGAGAAACTTTAGAAGAAGCTTTATACAAAGGATTCTTAGGTGCTGGTAAAAAGATGTCTAATAAAAGAGGTGTTGTTTTAGCAACTATAAATAACTATGATAAAGATGAGTTTATAGAAATAGCTAAAGACATGAATGACTTAGGATATACATTTGTAGCAACAGAAGGAACGGCTGAATCTTTAAGAGAAAATGGAATAGAAGCTACAATAGTAAATAGAGTAGAAGAAGCTAGACCTAACATATTAGATGTTATAAGAAACAAGCAAGTAGATATAGTAATAAATACACCTACTAAAGGAAATGATTCAACTAGAGATGGGTTCAAGATAAGAAGAACAGCTACGGAGTTTTCAACAGAAGTAATGACTTCGTTAGATACATTAAAAGCTTTAGTAGAAGTTAAGAAAAAAGAAATAAATAGAGATGGTTTAGCAGTTTACAATATAGCAGATTAA
- the carA gene encoding glutamine-hydrolyzing carbamoyl-phosphate synthase small subunit, giving the protein MKARLILEDGTIFEGKAFGYLKDSVGEVVFNTSMTGYGEVLTDPSYYGQIVTMTYPLIGNYGINLEDVESSGVHVKGFIVREKSDNPNNFRCEMDIDTYLKQNKIIGLEGIDTRALTKILRNNGTMRGIITLENFTLEDVVSKIGKFSNTEAVKTVTRKEKEYIKGNGPKVAVMDFGVKQNILRSFKARGCDLVVFPATTSADEILKENPDLIFLSNGPGDPEDLEDVIKNIKQLIGKKPIAGICLGHQLLALTLGGQTGKLKFGHRGGNHPVKDLEDQKVYITSQNHGYYVSRMPENMEVTHINLNDNTVEGMRHKELPIYSVQYHPEACPGPKDNDYIFDKFLALI; this is encoded by the coding sequence ATGAAAGCTAGATTAATATTAGAAGATGGAACTATATTTGAAGGTAAAGCTTTTGGATATTTAAAGGATAGTGTAGGAGAGGTAGTTTTTAATACTTCAATGACAGGATATGGAGAAGTTTTAACAGACCCATCATACTATGGTCAAATCGTAACAATGACTTACCCGCTAATAGGAAACTATGGAATAAATTTAGAGGATGTAGAATCATCAGGAGTTCATGTGAAAGGGTTTATAGTAAGAGAAAAGTCAGATAACCCAAATAACTTTAGATGTGAAATGGATATAGACACTTATTTAAAACAAAATAAAATTATAGGGCTTGAAGGAATAGATACAAGAGCATTAACTAAGATTTTAAGAAATAATGGAACTATGAGAGGAATAATAACTTTAGAAAACTTTACATTAGAAGATGTTGTTTCTAAAATAGGGAAATTCTCAAATACAGAAGCTGTTAAAACAGTTACTAGAAAAGAGAAAGAATATATAAAAGGAAATGGACCTAAAGTAGCAGTTATGGACTTTGGGGTTAAACAAAATATATTAAGATCATTTAAAGCAAGAGGATGTGATTTAGTTGTATTCCCAGCAACAACAAGTGCTGATGAAATACTTAAGGAAAATCCTGATTTAATATTCTTATCTAACGGACCTGGAGATCCAGAAGATTTAGAAGATGTTATAAAAAATATAAAGCAATTGATAGGTAAAAAACCTATAGCAGGTATATGTTTAGGACATCAATTACTAGCTTTAACACTTGGAGGTCAAACAGGAAAACTTAAGTTTGGACATAGAGGTGGAAACCATCCAGTAAAAGATTTAGAAGACCAGAAGGTATATATAACATCTCAAAATCATGGATATTATGTATCTAGAATGCCAGAAAACATGGAAGTAACACATATAAATTTAAATGATAATACTGTTGAAGGTATGAGACATAAAGAGTTACCAATATACAGTGTTCAGTACCATCCAGAGGCTTGTCCAGGGCCAAAAGACAATGATTATATATTTGATAAGTTTTTAGCACTAATATAA
- the pyrF gene encoding orotidine-5'-phosphate decarboxylase produces the protein MINGKDKLIVAIDTNDFDKAKELIDKLEDSVDIFKVGLEQYVATRGKTVDYLKEKGKKIFLDLKFHDIPNTMQSAVRAAVRDNVWLMTIHVSDMEGMRQCALAAKEEAEKLGIEKPIIVGVTVLTSLSDRDLQDIGCNMTTQELAIKRAKLAKEAGIDGIVCSAQEVDRIVEACGSEFVTVCPGIRPKTVDAGDQKRVVTPKDAINKGAHYLVVGRPITKAENPSEAAEKIINEIENA, from the coding sequence ATGATAAATGGAAAAGATAAGCTGATTGTAGCTATAGATACTAACGACTTTGATAAAGCTAAGGAATTAATAGATAAGCTAGAGGATAGTGTTGATATATTTAAGGTTGGGTTAGAACAATATGTAGCAACAAGAGGGAAAACTGTAGATTATTTAAAAGAAAAAGGGAAGAAGATATTTTTAGATTTAAAGTTTCATGATATCCCAAATACAATGCAAAGTGCAGTAAGAGCAGCAGTAAGAGATAACGTATGGTTAATGACAATCCATGTTTCGGATATGGAAGGTATGAGACAGTGTGCATTAGCTGCAAAAGAAGAAGCTGAAAAATTAGGAATAGAAAAACCAATAATAGTAGGAGTTACAGTATTAACTTCTTTAAGCGATAGAGATTTACAAGATATAGGATGCAATATGACAACTCAAGAATTAGCAATAAAAAGAGCTAAGTTAGCTAAAGAAGCTGGCATAGATGGAATAGTTTGTTCGGCTCAAGAGGTTGATAGAATAGTAGAGGCTTGTGGAAGTGAGTTTGTTACAGTATGTCCAGGAATAAGACCTAAGACAGTTGATGCTGGAGATCAAAAAAGAGTTGTTACACCAAAAGATGCTATAAATAAAGGAGCTCACTACTTAGTTGTTGGAAGACCTATAACTAAGGCAGAAAATCCAAGTGAAGCTGCTGAAAAAATAATAAATGAAATAGAAAATGCTTAA
- a CDS encoding LytR/AlgR family response regulator transcription factor, translated as MRIFICEDDKEQRRKLEESILSILEIEDIGGEITLSTDSAQEILSYISEFKDRGVYFLDINIGGDVNGIQLAKQINEIDTKAIIVIITSHKDMSHLTFKYHIGAIDYIVKENFEEVSKRVKECIFVANEKIKSELEEDCFFIDKVDKIEKVKYDDILYFETCKKRFIALRTENSYIEFSGTLKELESQLDNRFIRCHKSYIINKLKVKSIDKKQRIITMEGGNKCYVSLLLLKKTIDSILV; from the coding sequence ATGAGGATATTTATATGTGAGGATGATAAAGAGCAAAGGCGTAAGCTAGAAGAGTCTATATTATCTATTTTAGAAATTGAAGATATAGGTGGAGAAATAACATTATCTACTGATTCAGCACAAGAAATTTTAAGTTATATATCAGAGTTTAAGGATAGAGGGGTATATTTCTTAGATATCAATATAGGTGGAGATGTAAATGGAATTCAACTAGCAAAACAAATAAATGAAATAGATACAAAAGCGATTATAGTTATAATTACATCACATAAAGATATGAGTCATCTTACTTTTAAATATCATATAGGGGCTATAGATTATATAGTTAAAGAAAATTTTGAAGAAGTAAGTAAAAGAGTCAAAGAATGTATATTTGTTGCTAATGAAAAGATAAAGAGTGAATTAGAAGAGGATTGTTTTTTTATTGACAAAGTTGATAAAATAGAAAAAGTTAAGTATGATGATATTTTGTATTTTGAAACGTGTAAAAAAAGATTTATAGCACTTAGAACAGAGAATAGTTATATAGAGTTTAGTGGGACTTTAAAGGAGTTAGAATCTCAGTTGGATAATAGATTTATCAGATGTCATAAATCTTATATAATAAATAAATTAAAAGTTAAAAGTATAGATAAAAAGCAGAGGATAATTACTATGGAGGGTGGCAATAAATGCTATGTGTCTTTATTACTTTTAAAGAAAACTATAGATAGTATTTTGGTTTAG
- a CDS encoding sensor histidine kinase, producing MTSIGVYLSFTNLYDFKRNKIKLTVYFIILYIGLSITARYLKISPLYGLNIINAIVVYKITKKTLLTIAIPLISTVLYITVNIFCYNMIAFLTGVNIYKLGNYIYLICYYIITYIIIVMVSRFLNNTFINNLEEFTILDRFKLQVLIILTSILSICIYFETNSQTNVVCALGLEMDRNGVLPFIYFITFLCTIFLIMLINNQKRIKEINEYNKKLEYATNEMKKFRHDYKNIMLSMCGHIESNDLDGLKKFFYSHIECLSKELDLFNLTWSSIGNIQCIEVKGVVASKLIHAEKNKIKTNLHIPNIISEVNFNILDLCRILGILLDNSIEACLESQDPSLNILILEKTNLTSIIISNTYKQKVEDVSLLFEKGFSSKGEERGMGLSNLKDILKNYENAFFNIKIEDEFIQQLDIYK from the coding sequence TTGACAAGTATAGGGGTCTATTTAAGTTTCACAAATCTTTACGATTTTAAGAGAAATAAAATAAAATTAACTGTTTATTTTATTATTTTATATATAGGATTGTCTATCACAGCTAGATATTTAAAAATTTCACCATTATATGGATTAAATATTATAAATGCTATTGTAGTTTATAAAATAACGAAAAAAACATTGTTAACTATAGCGATACCTCTTATATCCACGGTTCTATACATAACGGTTAATATATTTTGTTATAATATGATTGCATTTTTAACTGGGGTAAATATATATAAATTAGGAAACTATATTTATTTAATTTGTTATTATATTATTACATATATAATAATTGTAATGGTTTCTAGATTTTTAAATAATACATTTATAAATAATTTAGAAGAATTTACTATATTAGATAGATTTAAACTTCAAGTATTAATTATATTAACGAGTATATTATCTATTTGTATATACTTTGAAACAAATAGCCAAACAAATGTAGTTTGTGCACTGGGATTAGAAATGGATAGAAATGGAGTACTTCCATTTATATATTTTATAACTTTTTTATGTACTATATTTCTTATTATGTTAATAAATAATCAAAAAAGAATTAAAGAAATAAATGAATATAACAAAAAATTAGAATATGCGACTAATGAAATGAAAAAATTTAGGCATGATTATAAAAATATAATGCTATCTATGTGTGGGCATATAGAATCCAATGATTTAGATGGATTAAAGAAATTTTTTTATTCACATATTGAATGTTTGAGTAAGGAGTTAGATTTATTCAATTTAACATGGTCATCAATAGGTAATATACAGTGTATAGAGGTTAAAGGGGTAGTAGCTTCTAAGTTAATACATGCTGAAAAAAACAAAATAAAAACAAACTTACATATTCCAAATATTATATCAGAAGTAAATTTTAATATATTGGATTTATGTAGGATATTAGGAATTCTTTTAGATAATAGTATAGAGGCTTGCTTGGAGTCTCAAGACCCGTCTTTAAATATTTTAATTTTAGAAAAAACAAATCTTACATCTATAATTATTTCAAATACGTATAAACAAAAAGTTGAAGATGTATCGTTATTATTTGAAAAAGGATTTTCATCAAAGGGAGAAGAAAGAGGAATGGGATTAAGTAATCTAAAAGATATATTGAAAAATTATGAAAATGCATTTTTTAATATAAAAATTGAAGATGAGTTTATTCAACAGTTAGATATATATAAATAA
- a CDS encoding nitroreductase family protein encodes MQLYDAIFYRKSIKKYSTKRLSINMFEEVRNLCEDMDSLNKEIKIKAHPILKGDSLKFIIKKRHRLVAPHYIVLTVQLPEIEENEEGDVEKPTPIKYLDSVGFAGEELILKLTEMGLATSWLDDNFNKESILDFVHLEENEKPVMLIAIGFPDGNELFRKENENIDRKPMKKIAKNVDEKWTNIIECVRIAPSYKNSQPWRFYQNNGSLDIYMKKDSDENMNQINMGIALKHFEIGCKYHNIDFKYVKLDVKDKLRKEYYISVV; translated from the coding sequence TTGCAGTTATATGATGCGATTTTTTATAGAAAATCTATAAAAAAATACTCTACAAAAAGATTAAGCATAAATATGTTTGAAGAAGTTCGAAATTTATGTGAAGATATGGATAGTTTAAATAAAGAAATAAAGATTAAGGCACATCCTATTTTAAAAGGGGATAGCTTGAAATTTATAATAAAAAAGAGACATAGACTAGTTGCTCCTCATTATATAGTTTTAACAGTTCAACTTCCTGAAATAGAAGAAAACGAAGAAGGGGATGTTGAGAAGCCAACTCCAATAAAATATTTAGATAGTGTAGGATTTGCAGGAGAAGAGTTAATTTTAAAATTAACAGAAATGGGATTAGCAACGAGTTGGTTAGATGATAATTTTAATAAAGAGTCTATATTAGACTTTGTACACTTAGAAGAAAATGAAAAGCCAGTAATGTTAATAGCTATAGGATTTCCAGATGGAAATGAATTGTTTAGAAAAGAAAATGAAAATATAGATAGAAAACCAATGAAAAAGATTGCTAAGAATGTAGATGAAAAATGGACTAATATAATTGAATGTGTAAGAATAGCGCCATCATACAAAAATTCGCAACCATGGAGATTTTATCAAAACAATGGGTCTCTTGATATATATATGAAAAAAGATTCAGATGAAAATATGAATCAAATTAATATGGGGATAGCTTTAAAGCATTTTGAAATTGGATGTAAATATCATAATATAGATTTTAAATATGTAAAATTAGACGTTAAAGACAAATTAAGAAAAGAATATTATATAAGTGTCGTATAA
- a CDS encoding aminopeptidase, whose protein sequence is MNLEKNLEKYAELSVKVGVNIQPGQTLLVRSPLECAPFVRKVVKKAYDLGAKDVHIEWSDEECTLIKYLNAPDETFNEFPTWVSDQYVKIAKEGGAFLTVYAQDPDLLKDVDPQKVANFQKASAEALQEWRSYTLSDKSKWSIVSVPTANWSKKVFPGVSEEEAIDKMWEAIFHCTRVDQEDPIEAWNQHNKNLKVRMSFLNDSKFKTLYFKSGKTDITMELPEGHIWASGASKDPNGVNFNPNIPTEEVFTLPHKFGVNGIVASTKPLVYGGNVINNFTLTFKDGKIVDFTAEEGYDTLAKLIDTDEGSHYLGEVALVPFKSPISNTNIVFYNTLYDENASCHFAIGTAYKSCVENGVNIPQEDLDKHGINFSITHVDFMIGSADMNIVGEKANGEKVQIFTDGNWAF, encoded by the coding sequence ATGAATTTAGAAAAAAATTTAGAAAAATATGCTGAGCTATCTGTTAAGGTAGGAGTTAATATACAACCTGGACAAACGTTATTAGTTAGATCTCCTCTTGAGTGTGCTCCATTTGTAAGAAAAGTTGTAAAAAAAGCTTATGACCTAGGAGCTAAGGATGTACATATAGAATGGTCAGATGAAGAATGTACTCTTATAAAATATTTAAATGCACCAGATGAAACTTTCAACGAGTTCCCAACTTGGGTTTCTGATCAATACGTAAAAATAGCTAAAGAAGGCGGAGCTTTCTTAACTGTTTACGCTCAAGATCCAGATTTATTAAAAGATGTAGACCCTCAAAAAGTTGCTAACTTCCAAAAAGCATCTGCTGAAGCTTTACAAGAGTGGAGATCTTATACTCTATCTGATAAATCAAAATGGAGTATAGTTTCTGTTCCTACAGCAAACTGGTCTAAAAAAGTATTCCCAGGAGTTTCTGAAGAAGAAGCAATAGATAAAATGTGGGAAGCAATATTCCATTGTACAAGAGTCGACCAAGAAGATCCAATAGAAGCTTGGAATCAACATAATAAAAACTTAAAAGTTAGAATGAGCTTCTTAAATGATAGCAAATTTAAAACTTTATACTTCAAATCTGGTAAAACAGATATAACTATGGAATTACCTGAAGGTCATATATGGGCAAGTGGAGCTTCAAAAGATCCAAACGGAGTAAACTTCAATCCAAATATACCAACAGAAGAAGTATTCACTTTACCTCATAAATTTGGTGTTAACGGTATAGTTGCAAGTACTAAACCTCTTGTTTACGGTGGAAATGTTATAAACAACTTTACATTAACATTTAAAGATGGAAAGATAGTAGACTTTACTGCTGAAGAAGGATATGATACTTTAGCTAAATTAATAGATACAGACGAAGGTTCTCACTATCTTGGAGAAGTTGCTTTAGTTCCATTTAAATCTCCTATATCAAATACAAATATAGTATTCTACAATACTTTATACGATGAAAATGCTTCTTGTCACTTTGCTATAGGTACAGCTTATAAGAGCTGTGTTGAAAACGGAGTTAACATACCTCAAGAAGATTTAGATAAACATGGCATAAACTTCAGTATAACTCATGTTGATTTCATGATAGGTTCTGCTGATATGAACATAGTTGGTGAAAAAGCTAACGGTGAAAAAGTTCAAATATTCACAGATGGAAACTGGGCATTCTAA
- a CDS encoding carbohydrate kinase family protein produces the protein MANNKQPYALVFGVSIFDIIGFTNDNYRCNDSNPGRVKTSFGGVCRNIAENMARVGINTKFISILGDDETGRRMMEHSKVMNYDMEDSLIIKGGSTPTYMAVLNHEGELESAVVDMKVTDMFTTEFIDSKAEIIRNAEYMFLDSDKPEIVEYILKTFEGQTKFILDPVSACKAKHIKHLIKYFHTIKPNRYEAEIMCGFEIKSENDLRKAGKHFIDLGIENVFISLDEDGIYYNNGTEEGTIKANNVPVVNVTGAGDSFVAGLGYGYMRNVSLKDTVKYAVAMSVLTIAHEDTIHPEMSDDVVLEHIEKLNWTEKIY, from the coding sequence ATGGCAAATAATAAACAACCATACGCTTTAGTTTTTGGAGTATCAATATTTGATATAATCGGATTTACAAATGATAATTATAGATGTAACGACTCAAATCCAGGAAGGGTTAAAACTTCTTTTGGTGGAGTATGTAGAAACATAGCAGAAAATATGGCTAGAGTAGGTATAAATACAAAGTTCATATCAATATTAGGTGATGATGAAACAGGAAGAAGAATGATGGAACATTCTAAAGTTATGAACTATGATATGGAAGACTCTTTAATAATTAAAGGTGGAAGCACACCTACATACATGGCTGTTTTAAATCATGAAGGAGAACTTGAATCAGCAGTAGTTGATATGAAAGTAACTGACATGTTTACAACAGAGTTTATAGATTCAAAAGCAGAAATAATAAGAAATGCTGAATATATGTTTTTAGACTCGGATAAACCTGAAATTGTTGAATATATATTAAAAACTTTTGAAGGACAAACTAAATTTATCTTAGATCCTGTATCTGCTTGTAAAGCTAAGCATATAAAACATTTAATAAAATATTTCCATACAATAAAACCTAACAGATATGAAGCGGAAATAATGTGCGGATTCGAAATAAAGTCAGAGAATGATTTAAGAAAAGCTGGTAAACACTTTATAGATTTAGGAATAGAAAATGTATTTATAAGCTTAGATGAAGATGGTATATATTATAATAATGGAACTGAAGAAGGAACTATAAAGGCAAATAATGTTCCTGTTGTAAATGTTACAGGAGCTGGAGATTCATTTGTAGCTGGGTTAGGATATGGTTACATGAGAAACGTAAGTTTAAAAGATACAGTTAAATATGCAGTAGCTATGTCTGTTTTAACTATAGCTCATGAAGATACTATACACCCAGAAATGAGCGATGATGTTGTTTTAGAACATATAGAAAAGCTTAATTGGACGGAAAAAATATACTAG